CGTCACCGCGGTGCGCGAGGGGGGTGACGGCGAGATCGACGTCTACTACGGCGGGCACACGGATGCCACGTGGGATCGCTCGGTCGACGACCATCCGAAGCATCCCGAGACGAAGGTGTACTACTGGAGCGTCGCGGACTGATTCGGCTGATCCTCAGGCGACGCTCCTACGCTGACGCCGATGCCGAGCACCTCCAAGACCCCTGAATCCCGCCGCCGCGGCCTCGTACTCGTCGGCGTCGTCGCCGTCGTGCTCATCGCGGGCGGGGCGACCCTCGCGTGGACGGCGCAGCAGGGAGCCGGCGAGGCCGCGGCGAACGGTTCCGCCGACACGTTGGCCGGTGCAGCCGGAGCGGCAGGAGCGGCAGGAGCGCCCGGCGCGGGCCGCCCGGCTTCCGACGCCGACACGGAGGTCGCCGACTTCTCGGCCTACTCCGACGGCGTCGCCGCCCAGCTCTCGTACGCGTTCGAGCACTGGACCGACACCGAGAGCGAGACCTACGGCTACCTCGACGAGAACGACTGCGTGAACTTCACGAGCCAGACCCTGCTCGCGCGCGGCTGGATCGAGGACGACGAGTGGTGGTTCGACGAGTCGGGCGACGCCTTCAGCCACGCCGATGCCTGGATCAGCTCGACGGCCATGCGCGACTACCTCGAGACGCGCCCCGAGCGGGCCACGGCGCTCACCGACGACGAGCGTGCCGCGGTCAAGGTCGGCGACGTCGTGCAGTTCGACTGGGACGACTCGGGCGACCGCGACCACACCGGCATCGTGACCTCGGTCGAGACGGAGCTCGACGGGTCGATCACGATCCTCTACGCGGGTCACACCGACCCGACGTGGGATCGCTCGGTCGACTGGGCGATCACCGTGCTGCACCCCGGCGGCGTCGCGTACTACTGGAGCATTCCCGAGTAGTCGAGCTCGGGCATGCTCAGGCCCGCCTGCAGCAGCCCGATGAACACGGCGAGCACGAGCACGTTGATCACGACGGTGAGCCAGAACGCACGGCGGAAGCTGCGCTTGCGCGTCTTGTGGCGGAAGAGCTGCTGGGCGACGACCGCGCCCGGCCAGCCGCCGGCGAACCCCGTCATGAGCAGCGTCGACTCCGAGGTGCGCGGCCCGCCGCGCTTCGCCGCCCGCTTGTCGAGCCCGTAGGCGACGAAGGCGACGAGACTCGCCGCGGCGTACCACGCCGGGACCCACCAGGGCAGCCAGGCGGCCACGACGGCGACGGCGAGCGCAGCGGCGAACACCACCAGCACGGCCCAGCTGAGCGACGATGGCAGCGGCCGCGAGAGATCGCGGTCGGGGCGGGCCGGCCGAGCGGCCGGCCGGGCCGTCGATCGAGGGCGCGGCGGCGGGTTCGGGTCGAGACGCATACGCCGATGCTACGGCCGGCGCACGACACCCCGCCCGCCCCCGAGCGGGGCTACTGGTTCGAGAACGCCGCGTCGAACGAGGCGGTCGGCTTCGGCCAGAGCAGCGAGCGGATGAATCCGACCGCCTCCGCCGCACCGTGCAGCCGGTCCATGCCCGCGTCCTCCCATTCGACCGAGATGGGTCCGGCGTAGCCGATCGCGTCGAGCGCGCGGAACGAGTCCTCCCACGGCACGTCGCCGTGGCCGGTCGAGACGAAGTCCCAGCCGCGCCGCGGGTCGCCCCACGGCAGGTGCGAGCCGAGCACGCCGGCCCGCCCGTTCTGCG
The DNA window shown above is from Agromyces cerinus and carries:
- a CDS encoding DUF1294 domain-containing protein; its protein translation is MRLDPNPPPRPRSTARPAARPARPDRDLSRPLPSSLSWAVLVVFAAALAVAVVAAWLPWWVPAWYAAASLVAFVAYGLDKRAAKRGGPRTSESTLLMTGFAGGWPGAVVAQQLFRHKTRKRSFRRAFWLTVVINVLVLAVFIGLLQAGLSMPELDYSGMLQ
- a CDS encoding amidase domain-containing protein, with protein sequence MPSTSKTPESRRRGLVLVGVVAVVLIAGGATLAWTAQQGAGEAAANGSADTLAGAAGAAGAAGAPGAGRPASDADTEVADFSAYSDGVAAQLSYAFEHWTDTESETYGYLDENDCVNFTSQTLLARGWIEDDEWWFDESGDAFSHADAWISSTAMRDYLETRPERATALTDDERAAVKVGDVVQFDWDDSGDRDHTGIVTSVETELDGSITILYAGHTDPTWDRSVDWAITVLHPGGVAYYWSIPE